The region TGAGGGCAAGGGCGCGCGCGTCGGGCTCATCACGTCCGAAGGCTACCGCCAGGTCATGCAGATCGCCCGCTCCTTCGTGCCGGGCGGTCTTGCAGGCTGGATCGTGTGGCCCAAGCCCGTGCCGCTCGCCGCGCTGGAAGACACCTTCGAGGTCGCCGGGCGCATGAACGCGCAAGGCGAGGAAGTGCGCGAGATCGACGAAGCGCAGATCCGCGACGTGCTGACCAAGCTCAAGGCTTCGGGCGTCCAGGCGCTCACCGTTTCGCTCATGAACGGCTACCTCAACGGTGCGCACGAGAAGCGCATCGGCGAACTCGCCGCCGAGATCTGCCCCGAGCTTCCCGTCTCGCTCAGCCACGAAGTCCTGCCCGAGATGCAGGAATACGAGCGTACCCTCACCACCGTCGCCAACGCCGCGGTGCGCCCAGTGGTGGGCAACTATGTCCGCAACCTGCGCGACAACCTGCGCAAGGGCGGCATGGCCGGCTCGCTCTCGCTGCTGCGTTCGGACGGCGGTCTGCAGTCCTCGGAGAAGTCCGAGGAGCACCCGGTTGCCCTGCTCATGTCGGGCCCGGCGGGCGGCGTCACCGGCGCGCTGTGGGTCGGCAAGAACGCAGGGATCAAGAACATCCTGACGCTGGACGTGGGCGGTACCTCGACCGACGTCGCGCTCATCGAGAACCTCGAGGCACGGCGCGTGCGCACCACCGAAGTGGGCCACCTTTCGGTGCGCGCCTCGGCTCTGGACGTGAAGACCGTGGGCGCGGGCGGCGGCTCGATCGCCTATGTCCCCGAGCTCACCGGCGCGCTGCGCGTGGGGCCTGAATCGGCCGGCGCCGTCCCGGGTCCGGTTGCCTACAACAAGGGCGGCACCCTGCCGACCGTGACCGACGCCAACGTCGTGCTGGGCTACCTTCCCGAGAACCTTCTGGGCGGCACCTTCAAGCTCGACCGTGAAGGCGCCAAGGCGGCTGTCCAGACCGTCGCCGACAAGCTCGGCATCGATGTCATGGAAGCCGCGCGCGGCATCATCGACATCGTCAACGAGAACATGTTCGGCGCGCTGCGCATGATCTCGGTCCAGCAGGGCTACGACCCGCGTCACTTCGCGGTCATGGGCTTTGGCGGGGCGGGTCCGCTCCACGTCAACGCCGTTGCCAAGCTGATGGGCTCCTGGCCCGCCGTCTCGCCGGTCTCGCCCGGTGTGCTCTGCGCCCTTGGCGATGCGACCACCCGCATGCGCACCGAGACCGCGCGTTCGTACTCCAAGTCGTTCTCCAGCACCGAGGAAGCCGACGTTCTCGCCCAGCTCGAAGAGATGGCCGCGCAGACCACGAAGGAACTCACCAGCGAGGGCATCGACGCCAGCGACGTCACCGTCGAGTTCGAACTCGACGTGCGCTACGAGGGCCAGGCCTTCGAAGTGCCGCTTTCGATCGATCCCGAGACCTTCAAGTCGGGTGGCCTTGCCGCGATCATCGCGCGCTTCGACGATGAGCACGAGCGCCTCTTCACCTTCAAGATGGATAGCGAGCACGAGCTGGTGAACCTGCGCGCCGTGGCGCTCGGCCCCGTCCTCGACCTCGAAGCCCAGCGCCTTCCCGAAGGCAACGGCGATCCCGTCGAGGCCAAGGTGCGCGACCACCAGCTGTGGGCCGATGGCAAGATGGTCCCTGCCGTGATCTACGACCGTTCCAAGCTCAAGGCGAACGACGTGATCCAGGGTCCGGCCATCGTCACCGAGATGGACTCCACCACGCTCATCGAAGCCGACTGCACCGGCACCGTCGATGCCTACGGCAACATCCTCATCAACCTGAAGTGAGCGAAGGAACTCTCTAATGCCCGCACAGATCATTCAGGCCAACGAAACCCCCTTCGAGAAGATCGAGATCGATCCGGTCACCCTCGAAGTCATCGAGAACGCCCTTCGCAACGCCCGCATCGAGATGGACGCGACCCTCGTGCGCACCGCCATGTCGCCCGGCATCCGCGAACAGGGCGACGCCTTCCCGCTCATCGCCGACCACAAGGGACGCATGATCGTGGGCCAGTTCGGCTCCTATATCGGCCCCTTCCTCGAAGGTTATGAAGGCACCGTGGAAGACGGCGACATGATCTTCCTGTCCGACCCCTACTCGGTCGGCGGCGCGATCAGCCACTGCAACGACTGGCTCGTCCTGCTCCCCGTCTTCAAGGACGGCCGCCTCATCGCCTACACCTCGATGTTCGGCCACCAGAGCGACATCGGCGGCATGGTGCCGGGCTCCATGCCGATCCACGCCACCGAGATCTTCCAGGAAGGCGTGCGCATCCCGCCCGTCAAGATCTGGAAGAAGGGTGAGTACAACGAGGACCTCATCAAGCTGGTCATGCACCAGTCGCGCATGCCCGACTGGTGCAAGGCGGACTTGAACGCCCTGATCGCCTCGTGCCGCGTCGCCGCCAACCGCGTGGTCGAGATGGCGACGCGCTTCGGCGATGACATCTTCGTCTCGGCGACCAACCTGCTGCTCGACCGCAACTACCGCGCCATGCAGCAGCTCATCGAGAGCTCGATCGGCGAGACGCCCGTCTCGTTCGAGGACTACATCTGCGACGATGGCATGGGCTTTGGCCCCTACAAGATCAAGTGCACGATGTGGAAGGAGAACGGCCGCGTCGTGCTCGACTTCGACGGCACCGATCCGCAGAGCCAGGCCTCGATCAACATGCTCTTGAACGAGAACATGATGCGCATGTTCTTCGGCATCTACATGATCATGGTCTTCGACCCGCAGATCCTGTTCAACGACGGCTACTACCCGCTGATCGACATCCGGATCCCGGAAGGCTCGCTGCTCAAGCCCAAGTTCCCGGCCGCGCTCTCGGGCCGTACCCACGTGCTCGGACGCCTGTTCGACATCATGGGCGGCCTCCTTGGTCAGAAGACGCCCGAGTTCCTCAACGCCGCGGGCTTCTCCTCCTCGCCGCACCTGTTCTATGCAGGCCACGACAA is a window of Novosphingobium aureum DNA encoding:
- a CDS encoding hydantoinase/oxoprolinase family protein encodes the protein MTYRLGVDVGGTFTDLLLFNQQDGSFFRHKTPSTPHDSSEGILNGLGAICEKAGITPADIEFFLHGTTVATNAVLEGKGARVGLITSEGYRQVMQIARSFVPGGLAGWIVWPKPVPLAALEDTFEVAGRMNAQGEEVREIDEAQIRDVLTKLKASGVQALTVSLMNGYLNGAHEKRIGELAAEICPELPVSLSHEVLPEMQEYERTLTTVANAAVRPVVGNYVRNLRDNLRKGGMAGSLSLLRSDGGLQSSEKSEEHPVALLMSGPAGGVTGALWVGKNAGIKNILTLDVGGTSTDVALIENLEARRVRTTEVGHLSVRASALDVKTVGAGGGSIAYVPELTGALRVGPESAGAVPGPVAYNKGGTLPTVTDANVVLGYLPENLLGGTFKLDREGAKAAVQTVADKLGIDVMEAARGIIDIVNENMFGALRMISVQQGYDPRHFAVMGFGGAGPLHVNAVAKLMGSWPAVSPVSPGVLCALGDATTRMRTETARSYSKSFSSTEEADVLAQLEEMAAQTTKELTSEGIDASDVTVEFELDVRYEGQAFEVPLSIDPETFKSGGLAAIIARFDDEHERLFTFKMDSEHELVNLRAVALGPVLDLEAQRLPEGNGDPVEAKVRDHQLWADGKMVPAVIYDRSKLKANDVIQGPAIVTEMDSTTLIEADCTGTVDAYGNILINLK
- a CDS encoding hydantoinase B/oxoprolinase family protein yields the protein MPAQIIQANETPFEKIEIDPVTLEVIENALRNARIEMDATLVRTAMSPGIREQGDAFPLIADHKGRMIVGQFGSYIGPFLEGYEGTVEDGDMIFLSDPYSVGGAISHCNDWLVLLPVFKDGRLIAYTSMFGHQSDIGGMVPGSMPIHATEIFQEGVRIPPVKIWKKGEYNEDLIKLVMHQSRMPDWCKADLNALIASCRVAANRVVEMATRFGDDIFVSATNLLLDRNYRAMQQLIESSIGETPVSFEDYICDDGMGFGPYKIKCTMWKENGRVVLDFDGTDPQSQASINMLLNENMMRMFFGIYMIMVFDPQILFNDGYYPLIDIRIPEGSLLKPKFPAALSGRTHVLGRLFDIMGGLLGQKTPEFLNAAGFSSSPHLFYAGHDKAGKWFQLFQIGFGGIPGRPMGDGPDGHSLFPGFTNVPNEFLERYFPLEIVKYETVADSGGAGLHRGGNGINMVYRFYEPGVIAIHDDRWFVPPWGVNGGLPGKRAKKILTKADGTQIVVGNKLEDYPVEAGDELQFITWGGGGWGDPLERDPALILKEIGQGLVTETGALDYGVVIKDGAVDETATSALREKMRAERGEIEVFNFGPDIETLRKNCLEETGLPAPKQPMWRNADIAEAAE